In Melanotaenia boesemani isolate fMelBoe1 chromosome 16, fMelBoe1.pri, whole genome shotgun sequence, the following proteins share a genomic window:
- the ism1 gene encoding isthmin-1 isoform X1 — MVRLAAELLLLLGLLLLTLHITVLRSNPLPQGNVTVSLDQDTTRSEQKNINARSSSSVQLAYEDRRSGPEHRLASQPATLPWAQGSSVHKDGPGAFLLDLHNFPDLSKADINGQNPNIQVTIEVVDGLEVHEPEKGLRKERKPNWASPNWRNWWPHTSSSSSSSSTLQTDENDRSYGSKTEDSNFLRPPVDWDRKGSKAQTEYDYMDGEGDWSNWSACSVTCGNGNQKRTRSCGYACTATESRTCDMPNCPGIEDAFKTAATEVSLLAGTNEFNATELFGVDTDSCERWMNCKSDFLKKYMTKVANDLPSCPCSYPTEVAYSTADVHDAPTRRDFRWKDASGPKEKLEIYKPTARYCIRSMLTLESTTLAAQHCCYDDNMKLITRGKGAGTPNLISTEFSADLHYKVDILPWIICKGDWSRYNQARPPNNGQKCPDNPQDEDYYKQFEEAREF; from the exons cagaaaaacataaatgccAGAAGTAGCTCTTCTGTCCAGCTTGCTTATGAAGACCGGAGGTCTGGTCCAGAGCACCGGTTGGCCTCTCAGCCTGCTACCCTCCCCTGGGCACAAGGCAGCAGTGTACACAAGGATGGCCCTGGAGCTTTCCTCCTAGATCTGCACAATTTCCCAGACCTCTCTAAAGCTGATATCAATGGACAGAATCCCAACATACAG GTAACCATTGAAGTGGTGGATGGActggaggttcatgaaccagaGAAAGGGCTCCGAAAGGAGAGAAAACCCAACTGGGCCTCTCCAAACTGGAGAAACTGGTGGCCTCAcacttcttcatcctcctcttcttcatccacTCTTCAAACAGATGAGAACGATCGCTCCTACGGGAGCAAAACTGAAGACAGCAACTTCCTCAGGCCACCGGTAGACTGGGACAGGAAGGGAAGCAAAGCTCAAACTGAATATG ACTACATGGATGGAGAAGGGGACTGGAGTAACTGGTCAGCATGCAGTGTCACCTGTGGAAATGGCAACCAGAAGAGAACCAGGTCTTGCGGTTATGCCTGCACAGCCACGGAGTCCAGAACTTGCGATATGCCCAACTGCCCAG GTATTGAAGATGCCTTCAAGACAGCAGCTACTGAAGTGAGCCTGTTGGCTGGAACAAACGAGTTTAATGCAACTGAGTTGTTTGGTGTTG ACACAGACAGCTGTGAGCGATGGATGAACTGCAAGAGTGATTTCTTGAAGAAGTATATGACCAAAGTGGCCAATGATCTTCCCAGCTGCCCTTGCTCCTACCCAACTGAGGTGGCTTACAGCACAGCAGATGTACACGATGCTCCCACACGCAGAGATTTCCGCTGGAAAGATGCCAGTGGGCCGAAAGAGAAGTTGGAGATCTACAAGCCCACAGCCCGTTATTGCATCCGCTCCATGCTGACCCTTGAGTCCACCACGCTGGCCGCGCAGCACTGCTGCTACGATGACAACATGAAGCTCATCACTCGCGGCAAAGGTGCCGGCACACCCAACCTCATCAGCACAGAGTTCTCGGCTGACCTGCACTATAAGGTGGACATCCTGCCCTGGATCATCTGCAAAGGCGACTGGAGCCGCTACAACCAGGCCAGGCCACCAAATAATGGGCAGAAGTGTCCAGACAATCCTCAGGATGAGGACTACTACAAACAGTTTGAAGAAGCCAGGGAATTCTAG
- the ism1 gene encoding isthmin-1 isoform X2, whose amino-acid sequence MVRLAAELLLLLGLLLLTLHITVLRSNPLPQGNVTVSLDQDTTRSEKNINARSSSSVQLAYEDRRSGPEHRLASQPATLPWAQGSSVHKDGPGAFLLDLHNFPDLSKADINGQNPNIQVTIEVVDGLEVHEPEKGLRKERKPNWASPNWRNWWPHTSSSSSSSSTLQTDENDRSYGSKTEDSNFLRPPVDWDRKGSKAQTEYDYMDGEGDWSNWSACSVTCGNGNQKRTRSCGYACTATESRTCDMPNCPGIEDAFKTAATEVSLLAGTNEFNATELFGVDTDSCERWMNCKSDFLKKYMTKVANDLPSCPCSYPTEVAYSTADVHDAPTRRDFRWKDASGPKEKLEIYKPTARYCIRSMLTLESTTLAAQHCCYDDNMKLITRGKGAGTPNLISTEFSADLHYKVDILPWIICKGDWSRYNQARPPNNGQKCPDNPQDEDYYKQFEEAREF is encoded by the exons aaaaacataaatgccAGAAGTAGCTCTTCTGTCCAGCTTGCTTATGAAGACCGGAGGTCTGGTCCAGAGCACCGGTTGGCCTCTCAGCCTGCTACCCTCCCCTGGGCACAAGGCAGCAGTGTACACAAGGATGGCCCTGGAGCTTTCCTCCTAGATCTGCACAATTTCCCAGACCTCTCTAAAGCTGATATCAATGGACAGAATCCCAACATACAG GTAACCATTGAAGTGGTGGATGGActggaggttcatgaaccagaGAAAGGGCTCCGAAAGGAGAGAAAACCCAACTGGGCCTCTCCAAACTGGAGAAACTGGTGGCCTCAcacttcttcatcctcctcttcttcatccacTCTTCAAACAGATGAGAACGATCGCTCCTACGGGAGCAAAACTGAAGACAGCAACTTCCTCAGGCCACCGGTAGACTGGGACAGGAAGGGAAGCAAAGCTCAAACTGAATATG ACTACATGGATGGAGAAGGGGACTGGAGTAACTGGTCAGCATGCAGTGTCACCTGTGGAAATGGCAACCAGAAGAGAACCAGGTCTTGCGGTTATGCCTGCACAGCCACGGAGTCCAGAACTTGCGATATGCCCAACTGCCCAG GTATTGAAGATGCCTTCAAGACAGCAGCTACTGAAGTGAGCCTGTTGGCTGGAACAAACGAGTTTAATGCAACTGAGTTGTTTGGTGTTG ACACAGACAGCTGTGAGCGATGGATGAACTGCAAGAGTGATTTCTTGAAGAAGTATATGACCAAAGTGGCCAATGATCTTCCCAGCTGCCCTTGCTCCTACCCAACTGAGGTGGCTTACAGCACAGCAGATGTACACGATGCTCCCACACGCAGAGATTTCCGCTGGAAAGATGCCAGTGGGCCGAAAGAGAAGTTGGAGATCTACAAGCCCACAGCCCGTTATTGCATCCGCTCCATGCTGACCCTTGAGTCCACCACGCTGGCCGCGCAGCACTGCTGCTACGATGACAACATGAAGCTCATCACTCGCGGCAAAGGTGCCGGCACACCCAACCTCATCAGCACAGAGTTCTCGGCTGACCTGCACTATAAGGTGGACATCCTGCCCTGGATCATCTGCAAAGGCGACTGGAGCCGCTACAACCAGGCCAGGCCACCAAATAATGGGCAGAAGTGTCCAGACAATCCTCAGGATGAGGACTACTACAAACAGTTTGAAGAAGCCAGGGAATTCTAG